The Belonocnema kinseyi isolate 2016_QV_RU_SX_M_011 chromosome 2, B_treatae_v1, whole genome shotgun sequence nucleotide sequence CTTGAGTGATATCGACACGatcttttttttgcatgaaattcagaTCTTTTGGTACTAATTTTGCAGCAACACGACGCAATCCCAAATCATTTACGATAATGTCTTGAACAGATCCATAAGCAATGTTTAAGTCATCTGCCAACTCTCGAATTGTTAACTTACGATTTTCAGCcaacattttttgtactttatcGACGTTTTCGTCGGTTTTTGATGTCGACGGCCTACCACTGCGATCATCATCATTGATGGACTCACGTCCATTGGTAAAGCGTTCATGCCACTGATACacagctgtttttttttagagCATCGTGGCCgaaacactttttcaaaatttccaaagtcATTTTGCCattgaaaccatttttaacacaaaatttaatacacacacgttgttgcaaaattaaatccattgGAAAAAtcgaaattctcaaaaaaacagatgcactcaaaattgcgttacattttcaaatgtcaagctagaaagctgaaattcgcagggaatattgttaaaaggtgcGCCGGCCGGTGACAAAGAGGTTAGGTGTGCATGGCGGGAGCGAAGTTACAAGTCGTGTCCCACGATCAAATACACTCGGTGCTAAACAAAGGAAGGGGTTGCGAAATATTCCAATTTGAGAATTGTGTTTCAGTGCAATTCGGCCGAAGAAACACATTTGTGGATACCCCCCAGATCGTATGTATACTGCACATACACAACatgatatcggctttaactcaCGCAGATTTAGATATTTAGAATTCAGATGGTTGGTATTTTACCCCGACTAAAACTGTTCAATCGCGAACGAAGCAATTTTTGACGGCTACCATCTGAAAACTAAATGTGccaattttgtgtattttatctGCCCAGTATTTAAACTTAAAGTCTGTTTGTACATTTTGTTTACTTGTGTtacaattattatccatagctgccctcgaggaccgaaggaaccaaatggagcctctacaaagtacccgtaaagaccccaatggttccccattcggttcctttttttaaaaaattcgaaaaaacaccaaaatcaacttttaaattgttgaacttcggattctacgttaaaattccttatagaaggtcatggaagattcgtaatacttttttttgcaacggtaaaaagttaaaaaaaaaaaaaaagaaggcgtataacgcctgttaactgctacttacaggcgatg carries:
- the LOC117183062 gene encoding histone-lysine N-methyltransferase SETMAR-like, with translation MVRANLQNSCHVVMVKIPTHVTSYALHASTQRAKGIEWSLYQYPKRPHWWHERFTNGRESINDDDRSGRPSTSKTDENVDKVQKMLAENRKLTIRELADDLNIAYGSVQDIIVNDLGLRRVAAKLVPKDLNFMQKKDRVDITQDMLSKVEMDPAFIKRIITGDET